CTGAAAAATCCATGACCGTCACCGTCGCGCTCGAATCCGACGCCTCCGGAACGATCCGGCCGGCGGTCGAATTCGCCCCCAACGAAGCGGGATACTCCCTCTACGGCAAAGATCTGCCGCGCAAGGGCGTGGACGGCGCGGGGCAATCATCCTCCTGCAAAAGAAAAAAATAAAAATTGCGGATGATGTATACTGAACCCGGCACCGCCCGGACATCCCGGACGCGGAACCGCGCAAGATTGAACGCGGCGGTTCGAAAGGAGACGCGGACGATGATAAACAGCATAAAAGATTGCGCCCTGTTGAACAACGGTTTAAAAATGCCCTGGCTGGGGTTCGGCGTGTTTAAGGTCAGCGACGGCCGCGAAGTGGAAGAGGCGGTCCGTTGCGCGCTGGATTGCGGCTACCGCAGCATCGATACGGCCGCCCTCTACGGGAACGAACGCGGGGTCGGCAAGGCGATCCGCGAAAGCGGGATTCCGCGAGGGGAAATTTTCCTCACCACCAAGGTCTGGAACGAGGACCAGCGCGCCAAGCGGACTGCGGGGGCGTTCGAAGAAAGTTTGGACCGCCTGGACATGGAATACGTGGATTTGTACCTGGTCCATTGGCCGGTGCAGGGCTGTTACCTGGAGACGTGGCGGGCGATGGAGCGGATCCACCAAAGCGGCCGGGCCAAGGCGGTCGGCGTCAGCAATTTCCTCGTCCATCACCTGGAGGACATTCTGCGCGAGGGCGGCACGACTCCCGCCGTGAATCAGGTGGAATTCCATCCGCTCCTGCTTCAACCCGAATTGTTGGCTTTTTGCCGGAACCATCGGATCCAATTGGAGGCCTGGAGCCCGCTGATGCAGGGGCGGATCTTCGCAGAAGAAGCCGTGCAAACGCTGGCCGGGAAGTACGGCCGGACCCCGGCCCAGATCGTCCTGCGCTGGGACCTCCAGCACGAAGTGGTCACCATTCCCAAATCCGTCCGCAGAGAGCGCATCGCCGAGAACGCCAGGATCTTCGATTTCGAACTCTCCGAAGAAGATATGCAGCTCCTGGATTCGCTCGATGCGGGAAAACGGGTCGGGCCGGATCCGGATACGTTTAATTTCTGACCGGGCTCTGCAAGAAAAGCCGCGCTACTACGCCTGGAAGCCTCCGGTTACGGCTCCGCCTCCGCCCGGTCCCGGCCGGCGGAGGGGACATCCTCCCTGCGGACCCGGTAGGAGAGGCTGTTTTTCGTTTCTTCATAAGGACGGAAGCCGGCCTTCGCAAGAACCCGCCGCGAGGCGGCGTTGGATTTCTCGACCCCCCGGGCGACGACCGCCCGGCACGAAGGATCCGCGTAGACCCAGGCCGTCATCCGCTTTATCACTCCGGTCTTATAACCCTTCCCCCGAAACGCCTCGTCGATCCCGTATCCGATCTCCGCTTCCCCGCGTTCGTCGGGGCGGCCATTGAAACCCGCCAATCCGGCGCCGAAGGGTGCGGTGCGGACGACCAACAGCCAGTAGATGAGTCAGGGAATTGCTTCCGGCCCGGCGCGCGCCATTTTCTCCAGCTTCATCCCGATCGCCCGGCGGACTCGCTCGGAGAGAAGCGCGCGGGAGAGGGCAAGGCCGAGATCCGCCTCCAGCGATTCCGGATCCTCCTGATACTGCCGCAGTTGATCCGGGGAAAGGGGGAAAAGATTCAGGCGTTCCGTTTGGAGGCAAGCCATCGTCTGTTGATCCCATCCTCGCGGTCGAAGAGGCGGTTGAGCAGCCGCGGAGTTTTTCGAGGCGCATCCCCGCCCTCACTCCACGAAGCGGGTCCGGGTCGACCGGCTTTTTCAACACCTTGCCGCCCCCCCAAAAAAGATATTAATCGCATAAATCAATCGGCGAACTCGGCGACGAGAAACGTGTGATCCGAAGGGCGTTTGACCTTGCGCGCCTTGACGTCGATCCAGGCCTTGGCCGCCCGGAGGGCAACCGGTTCGGTGGCCCAGATGTGGTCCACGCGCCAGCCGATGTTGCGTTTGACCGCATTCGCCACCCGGTAATCCCAGAAGGTGTAGTGGCCGGGCTCGTCCGGGTGCAGCCGGCGGAACACGTCCGCCAGCCCCCAGGCGCGCACGTTCTCCAGCGCCTCGCGCGCCAACGGATGGAAATCCACGTGGTCCTTGTTGGCCTTCGGATCGTGGAGGTCGATCGGCTCGGGCGCGACGTTGAGGTCCCCGCACCACACGAGCCTATCGTTTGGCGCGAAGCGCCGCTCGAGCAGCCGGTGGAAGCGCGCCAGCCACTCCAGCTTGTAGGCGAAGTGTTCGCTGTCAGCCGAGCGCCCCTGGGGCACGTAGGTGTTGATCACAGTCACGCCGGCGGCGCGCAACTGGATCAGCCTGGCCTCATCCGGCTCTCCGCCGTCGTCGATGCCGAAGAGAATATCGCTCGTTTCTTCGCGGCTCACGACGGCCACCCCGGCGTAGGCCTTCTGCCCGCGGAAGACGACGTAATACCCGGCCTTGTCGAAGGCCGCCTGCGGGAAGTCGGAATCTTGGACTTTGGTCTCCTGCAGGCAGAGGATGTCGGGCCGCTCGCGCTTCAACCAGCGGACGATCTGGTCGATCCGCATCCGGACAGAATTGCAGTTAAAGGTGGCGATCTTCATTCTGGAAACCCTTTCATGGAAAAATCCGCCGGATTGTAAAGCAATCCTGATTCTACATCCGGCACAGCGGAGCGCCGAAGAGAGCGAGTTCCGCAGAAACATCCCCTCCCTCCCAATTCACCATCCACGGAGAACACGGAGCCGCACGGAGAAAAAATGAATTATATCCGTGTTGCTCCGTGTCCTCCGCGGAGATTATGGGAAAGTTGGTAAACATTTTCCGCCCCGTTTCCAGGCAATCCCGATTCTACTTCCGGCACAGCGGAGCGTCGGAGAGAGTGGATTCATTAGAAATATTTCCTCCCTCCCAATTCACCATCCACGGAGAACACGGAGCCGCACGGAGAAAAAATGAATTATATCCGTGTTGCTCCGTGTCCTCCGTGGAGATTATGGGGAAGTTGAAAAAAAAGCGCACCGCTTTTTCGGTGTTCCGCGCCAGATACTCGGCCAAGCCCGATAGCCAACAGCATCGGATTAAAAAATGGTTTTCAGCCTGTCCCGCAAAGCCGGCTTCCACTTGGCCGGCCGGACCTTCCCCAACACTACCGCATTGCACCGGTTGAATTTTGCGTACGCGGCGGCGGCCTTGGCGAACTCCGCCAGAAAAGCGCCGGTCGGCTGGAAATCCTCCTCGAGCTCGACGCTGCGCAGGATCAGCCTCCCGGATTTGCGATCCGCCTGCGGATCGACTCGGCCGACAAGCCTCTCGCCGAACAGGACCGGCAGGACGAAATATCCGTGGATCCGTTTGGCGGCCGGCGTATAGCATTCCAGCGTGC
This region of Anaerolineales bacterium genomic DNA includes:
- a CDS encoding GNAT family N-acetyltransferase gives rise to the protein MAGFNGRPDERGEAEIGYGIDEAFRGKGYKTGVIKRMTAWVYADPSCRAVVARGVEKSNAASRRVLAKAGFRPYEETKNSLSYRVRREDVPSAGRDRAEAEP
- the xth gene encoding exodeoxyribonuclease III, translating into MKIATFNCNSVRMRIDQIVRWLKRERPDILCLQETKVQDSDFPQAAFDKAGYYVVFRGQKAYAGVAVVSREETSDILFGIDDGGEPDEARLIQLRAAGVTVINTYVPQGRSADSEHFAYKLEWLARFHRLLERRFAPNDRLVWCGDLNVAPEPIDLHDPKANKDHVDFHPLAREALENVRAWGLADVFRRLHPDEPGHYTFWDYRVANAVKRNIGWRVDHIWATEPVALRAAKAWIDVKARKVKRPSDHTFLVAEFAD
- a CDS encoding aldo/keto reductase yields the protein MINSIKDCALLNNGLKMPWLGFGVFKVSDGREVEEAVRCALDCGYRSIDTAALYGNERGVGKAIRESGIPRGEIFLTTKVWNEDQRAKRTAGAFEESLDRLDMEYVDLYLVHWPVQGCYLETWRAMERIHQSGRAKAVGVSNFLVHHLEDILREGGTTPAVNQVEFHPLLLQPELLAFCRNHRIQLEAWSPLMQGRIFAEEAVQTLAGKYGRTPAQIVLRWDLQHEVVTIPKSVRRERIAENARIFDFELSEEDMQLLDSLDAGKRVGPDPDTFNF